The following coding sequences lie in one Arachis hypogaea cultivar Tifrunner chromosome 4, arahy.Tifrunner.gnm2.J5K5, whole genome shotgun sequence genomic window:
- the LOC112795322 gene encoding sucrose transport protein SUC9-like has translation MIDARCRDFLDDLASRDQPKIRLAFQFFSFFMAVRKELGYLAALFSRFDVMLSFTVTKACDRFCANVKNISIFSILLLPLLTAVAVFCVQNKPALHEEESSEREEKDDICALVKRLPKNISDHEEAE, from the coding sequence ATGATCGATGCCCGCTGCAGAGACTTTCTTGATGATCTTGCCAGCAGAGACCAACCAAAGATCAGACTGGCTTTCCAGTTCTTCTCATTCTTTATGGCAGTCAGAAAGGAACTGGGTTACTTGGCCGCCTTATTTAGTAGATTCGATGTTATGTTGTCATTCACCGTGACAAAAGCATGTGATAGGTTCTGTGCAAATGTGAAAAACATATCAATTTTCTCAATCCTTCTTCTACCGTTATTGACGGCCGTGGCTGTGTTTTGCGTCCAGAACAAGCCAGCATTACATGaagaggaatcaagtgagagggAAGAGAAAGATGACATATGCGCACTAGTTAAAAGGCTTCCGAAAAATATTTCGGACCATGAAGAGGCTGAATAA